From a region of the Brachionichthys hirsutus isolate HB-005 chromosome 9, CSIRO-AGI_Bhir_v1, whole genome shotgun sequence genome:
- the LOC137899109 gene encoding UPF0449 protein C19orf25 homolog, with protein sequence MNVGSKHKKRAVLPSRPDPPSVDQILEDINRAAPDDPVFSVPEPEQTGQDRARPSDRDVELRFQQCRQYLELNEQLQEARGRLLRQREELRAAGEQLKNDVAEVKGQAL encoded by the exons ATGAACGTCGGATCCAAACATAAGAAGAGGGCGGTTCTCCCCAGCCGCCCCGACCCCCCCAGCGTGGACCAGATCCTGGAGGACATCAACAGGGCCGCTCCCGACGACCCGGTCTTCAGCGTCCCGGAACCGGAGCAGACTGGACAAG ATCGGGCCCGGCCGTCAGACCGTGACGTGGAGCTGAGGTTCCAGCAGTGCCGTCAGTACCTGGAGCTGaacgagcagctgcaggaggcgcGGGGGCGGCTGCTCcgacagagggaggagctgcGAGCTGCGGGGGAGCAGCTGAAGAACGATGtagcagaggtcaaaggtcaagctcTGTGA